A window of Ranitomeya variabilis isolate aRanVar5 chromosome 2, aRanVar5.hap1, whole genome shotgun sequence contains these coding sequences:
- the LOC143805330 gene encoding uncharacterized protein LOC143805330, translating into MDPQSSHIQKHSGHLGSSADRFICDQEQQASTNVCIPECGRSSRSSRLAPVSMELRSSLRLPTNDANSFGDQENKRRKIKGDSDSSILAKEALVLLSSSDVSLRSVDSASDYRPTLSGSILPSTSKGPPPHGVELERQILTLRGFSQELINTLLLSRKKSTTLIYSRVWRKFLNFYTKPFSKVPIKPILEFLQKGREMGLSVNTLRVQVSALGALYSANIASNRWVTRFIRACERCTPVHVPRLPPWDLNLVLDSLSGPPFEPLYSIPLKNITYKVALLIALTSARRVGDIQALSIDPPFLITYQDRIVLKPDPSYLPKVATKYHRAQEIFLPSFYDNPANSEEEKLHMLDVKRAVLGYIDRTRSCRQSRALFVSFQGHRKGHGVTKATLSRWIREAIHLAYLSKGESPPEGVKAHSARAVSSSWAENKDIPIELICKAATWSSPSTFYRHYRLDLSSASDLAFGRAVLSTVIPPR; encoded by the coding sequence ATGGACCCTCAATCCTCGCATATTCAAAAACATAGTGGACATTTGGGGTCTTCCGCAGATAGATTTATTTGCGACCAGGAGCAACAGGCAAGTACCAATGTTTGCATCCCTGAATGTGGCAGATCGTCCAGATCTAGTAGACTCGCTCCAGTATCCATGGAATTACGATCTAGCCTACGCCTTCCCACCAATGATGCTAATTCCTTTGGTGATCAAGAAAATAAGAGAAGAAAGATCAAAGGTGATtctgatagctccattttggccaaagaggccTTGGTTCTCCTGTCTTCGAGCGATGTCAGTTTGCGATCCGTGGATTCTGCCAGTGACTACAGACCTACTCTTTCAGGGTCCATTCTACCATCCACAAGTAAAGGGCCTCCACctcacggcgtggaacttgagaggcagatactAACTTTAAGAGGGTTTTCTCAAGAACTAATCAATACATTACTGTTGAgcagaaaaaaatctacaactcTAATCTATAGCAGAGTATGGAGAAAATTCCTCAACTTCTATACAAAACCCTTCTCTAAGGTTCCTATTAAACCAATCcttgaatttttacagaaaggtcgTGAGATGGGGTTATCAGTTAATACTCTGAGAGTTCAAGTGTCTGCCCTGGGAGCCCTCTATAGTGCTAACATTGCTAGTAATAGATGGGTAACTAGATTTATTAGGGCATGCGAGAGGTGTACACCGGTTCATGTTCCACGCCTGCCACCCTGGGACCTGAATCTAGTCCTAGACTCCTTATCTGGTCCTCCCTTTGAACCTTTATATTCTATCCCTCTTAAAAACATCACATACAAGGTAGCTTTACTGATAGCCTTAACTTCTGCCAGAAGAGTGGGTGACATCCAGGCCCTCTCTATAGACCCTCCATTCCTAATAACATATCAGGATAGGATAGTTCTCAAACCTGATccttcatacctccctaaggtagctacaAAATACCATAGAGCCCAAGAGATTTTTCTACCTTCCTTTTATGATAATCCAGCAAattcagaggaggaaaaactacatATGCTTGATGTTAAAAGAGCAGTCCTGGGCTACATAGACAGAACCCGCTCTtgcagacagagtagggctctgtttgtgtctTTTCAGGGTCATCGAAAAGGCCATGGAGTCACGAAAGCTACCttgtcccggtggatcagagaggctatccaTCTTGCATACTTGTCAAAAGGCGAAAGTCCTCCAGAGGGAGTAAAGGCGCATTCAGCTCGAGCCGTATCATCCTCGTGGGCGGAGAATAAAGACATTCCCATcgagctcatatgtaaggccgcaacctggtcgtcgccTTCAACTTTCTATAGACACTATAGGCTTGATCTGTCTTCCGCTTCTGACTTGGCATTCGGGAGAGCCGTCCTTAGTACGGTAATCCCACCCAGGTGA